AAATACGTAATGAACCCCTTTTTTCTCTCAAGAATTTTGCTATTTAATGAAAAATAGTTCATGAGATCATTTAAGGCTTCACTATGCTCTTTGTACAAAGAGAAAATTTCTAAGTGATAAGAGGAAGTCTCTGGATTGTTGACAGAACCTCCTGCTAAAAAAGCACCACGTAAGTAGGACCGTTTACAGCATTTCTTTTTCACAAGGTCTTTTGAGATATCATAGGTGAAAGAGAATCCTTCTCCAATAATCTTTAAATCCTCTAAAATATCCTTTGCTTGTTCATGAATCCTTACGATATACACGTTATTCTTTTTTAGTCTCATTTTCTTACGAACGAGAAGTTCTACACGAACAGAATAATCAAGCTTAATGAGTGAGTAGATTCTTCTAGCAATCGCCGCATTTTCCGTTTGAATGTTTACCACTAAAGAGCGGTTCGCAAATGATAAAGCACCATTCATTCGGATTAAAGCGGATAATTCTGCTTTCGCACAGCAGCTTTTTAATTCATGCTGAGTTAATTCTTTTTTCGTTTCAGAAGCAAAGGACATTTTTTCTGCACCTCCTATCTATTTGTGGTGTAAAACTCTTGAACGAATTCAAAGAGTTGTTTCGCTATTTTTTGTGTATCATGACGAATAATTTCTCCAGTATACGTGGCAAAATCGTCTTGTATGACATGAAGTCCAAATTCCTGTAGTTTTTCTAAATCAAAAATGACAGGTTTGGCATATTCTTCGTCATATCGAAGCTGTACATTATCTGGAATTTGAGCATTATTTACGATAATGGTGTCAATGAAGGCACACTTCATATGTTCATAGATCGCTTTTATATGATCACTCGCTGTGAAATCGAGCGTTTCTCCAGCCTGCGTCATTAAATTACAAATATACACTTTCTTTGCTTTGGCATGACAAATCTCTTCCCCTAATCCAGGAACCAATAAATTTGGTAGAATACTAGTGAACAGACTACCTGGGCCCAAGACAATTAAATCAGCTTGTCGAATGGCCTCAATGGTTTCTTGAAGAGGCTTAATATCATCAGGGGTTAAAAAGACACGCTTGATTTTATTGCCTGCTTTTGAAATCTTAGACTCCCCCGTGACCAGGGTTCCGTCCTGCATTTCAGCATTAAGTTCGACACTTTGATTGGCAGCAGGTAAAACGACACCTTTGACATTTAAGACTTTACTTAGCTGCTGAATAGCAGACACAAAGTCTCCAGAAATGGAGGTCATGGCTGCTAATATCAAGTTCCCCAATGAGTGTCCCGCTAGCTCTTTAGAATTTGTTTGAAAGCGATGTTGAAACATTTCTATAATCAGAGGCTCAACTTCTGAAAGGGCTGCTAGAACGTTTCGGATGTCTCCAGGAGGTGGAATTTCCAACTCAGTCCTTAACCTACCAGAGCTTCCTCCGTCATCAGCCACTGTAACAATGGCAGTCAGATCAATTGGGTATTGTTTGAGTCCTCTTAATAGTACAGGAAGTCCTGTTCCTCCCCCTAGGACGACAACTCTCGGCTGATCTAGTTTCATGTTGTAATGTCCTTTCTCTTCTCTATATCCCGATGCGTGATTTTCGTTTCATATTCACTTTCAAAGTGCTTCCCGATTTTTTCAGCCAGTGCAACTGAACGGTGTTGGCCACCTGTACAACCGATTCCAACAACCAGCTGGCTTTTTCCTTCACGCTTATAGTGTGGAAGCATGAACGACAATAATTCGGTAACCTTATCAAAGAACTTTTGCGTTTCATTCCACTTTAATACATAGCTAGAAACCTCTTGATCAAGTCCTGTCTTTGGTCTCATATGGTCAATGTAGTGTGGATTCGGTAGAAAGCGCACATCAAAAACCAAGTCAGCATCAATCGGGATTCCATGTTTAAAACCAAAAGACATGACATTAACTGTGAAAATTTTTCGTTTGTTGGTTGCGAATTGCGTTAATATTTTTTCTCGTAATTCTTTTGGTTTTAATAGTGATGTATTGTAAATTTGTTGTGCTCTTCCCTTTAGCTCTTCTAGTAGTTCTCTTTCAAGCTTAATACCCTCTAATGGTAAGCCTGAAGGTGCTAAGGGATGAGATCTTCTTGTTTCTTTATATCTTCGAACAAGGGTAGAATCGTCAGCATCTAAAAAAATGATTTCCGGAGTGACCCATGAGGTTTCCGCTAAATCATCCAGAGCTTTAAAGAGGTGATCAAAAAATTCACGACCTCTTAAATCCATCACAAGAGCTACTTTATTCATCTTATTACCGGACTCTTTCATAAGCTCCATAAACTTTGGAAGTAATGTAGGTGGAAGGTTATCCACACAGAAGTATCCTAAGTCTTCGAAACTGTGAATGGCTACTGTTTTTCCTGCTCCAGACATCCCCGTAATAATGACCATCCGGGTATCTTGATATTCCATTTGATCCATTTTGTTATCCCCCTTTAGGTTAGCTCGGATCTAAACGATAAGAAAGTAACTCAAAATCTGGTGTGTAGGTAAAAGTCCCGTAAATCATCCCTTTACCTTGGATCATGTATTCTAAAATGTGAATATCACCAGGTGCCATTGGCAGGTTTTGAATATCGCTGGCAGAATGCCAGGCTAAGCTTCCCTCTTCTGACTCTGTATAATTGTCTCCTTGTCCGTCTGTGGCAAGAAAAGTGAACATCATCCATTCGGATATGATTTCTTCACCTTCTTTTATCACGAAGGTAAACACACCTTTTAAAGTCGGATCATTTAAAAAAACACCGGTTTCTTCTCGGTATTCTCTTGTTACCGCCTCTTTAACGGATTCTCCTTGCTCCATCTTTCCTCCTGGAGCGACCCACCAATTTCTTCGAGGCTTTTGTAACAGTAAGACTTTATCATTTTTTAGGTATACACAATTTGCTACACGTTGCATGTAAGTCACTCCAAGTCTTACCTTTGTTAGTCTTGTATTGATTATACAACGAATCCGGGTGTGTTGCAATTAAGAGCCGGAGGAAATGGACTGTTGTAGTGGAAAATGGGCAGTGGTTTGTGTTGGCGACTGGTTATGTTTTCTATTACAGTTTTTTTGGTTAACATCCCGGGCGTATGGTGACCGTTTTTTTGAGTTGGTTTGGTTAATCTTTTCGGGCATCATATCAGACCTATGGTGACTATTTTTACAGCTAACTACTCCTTTGGGGTATCATACCCGACGTATGGTTACCACTCTTATGAATATTTGCTACTTTTGGGCACCATACACTCGACATGTCATGGCCCACACCCGAACAGCAAACGTTTAAGGCATCAAGTTCGATTATAGACTTACTAAAAAAATATAAAAAAAATACACAGGCAAAAAGATGCCTGTGCGAAACATCATATATATGTTTCAAAAGGGGGTCAATTTCTACCTCTATCATACATGTTGAATGTTTCAACGTTGTTACAGTAGGTTTAAATTGGTATTTCTTTTTTTAAAT
The window above is part of the Bacillus carboniphilus genome. Proteins encoded here:
- the whiA gene encoding DNA-binding protein WhiA, with product MSFASETKKELTQHELKSCCAKAELSALIRMNGALSFANRSLVVNIQTENAAIARRIYSLIKLDYSVRVELLVRKKMRLKKNNVYIVRIHEQAKDILEDLKIIGEGFSFTYDISKDLVKKKCCKRSYLRGAFLAGGSVNNPETSSYHLEIFSLYKEHSEALNDLMNYFSLNSKILERKKGFITYLKEAEKITEFLSVVGAYSALLKFEDVRIVRDMRNSVNRLVNCETANLNKTIGAALRQVENIKLIDATVGLHSLPDKLREIAELRVTHQDVTLKELGEMVSSGNISKSGINHRLRKLDEIADKIRAGVPVSLKQ
- a CDS encoding YvcK family protein, with amino-acid sequence MKLDQPRVVVLGGGTGLPVLLRGLKQYPIDLTAIVTVADDGGSSGRLRTELEIPPPGDIRNVLAALSEVEPLIIEMFQHRFQTNSKELAGHSLGNLILAAMTSISGDFVSAIQQLSKVLNVKGVVLPAANQSVELNAEMQDGTLVTGESKISKAGNKIKRVFLTPDDIKPLQETIEAIRQADLIVLGPGSLFTSILPNLLVPGLGEEICHAKAKKVYICNLMTQAGETLDFTASDHIKAIYEHMKCAFIDTIIVNNAQIPDNVQLRYDEEYAKPVIFDLEKLQEFGLHVIQDDFATYTGEIIRHDTQKIAKQLFEFVQEFYTTNR
- the rapZ gene encoding RNase adapter RapZ; the encoded protein is MDQMEYQDTRMVIITGMSGAGKTVAIHSFEDLGYFCVDNLPPTLLPKFMELMKESGNKMNKVALVMDLRGREFFDHLFKALDDLAETSWVTPEIIFLDADDSTLVRRYKETRRSHPLAPSGLPLEGIKLERELLEELKGRAQQIYNTSLLKPKELREKILTQFATNKRKIFTVNVMSFGFKHGIPIDADLVFDVRFLPNPHYIDHMRPKTGLDQEVSSYVLKWNETQKFFDKVTELLSFMLPHYKREGKSQLVVGIGCTGGQHRSVALAEKIGKHFESEYETKITHRDIEKRKDITT
- a CDS encoding 8-oxo-dGTP diphosphatase encodes the protein MQRVANCVYLKNDKVLLLQKPRRNWWVAPGGKMEQGESVKEAVTREYREETGVFLNDPTLKGVFTFVIKEGEEIISEWMMFTFLATDGQGDNYTESEEGSLAWHSASDIQNLPMAPGDIHILEYMIQGKGMIYGTFTYTPDFELLSYRLDPS